The Streptomyces sp. NBC_01775 genome includes a region encoding these proteins:
- a CDS encoding NADH:flavin oxidoreductase — protein sequence MRTRVTDPLLQPFTIKNLTLRNRVVSTSHEPAFGEDGLPRDRYRMYHLEKARGGVGLTMVGGSAVVSPDSPPSFGNLLLYRDDVVPWLRRLADDVHEAGAAVMCQVTHLGRRTSNYTGDWLPVLSASPLREPAHRAFPKEAEPWDLDRIVQDYADAAARCEESGLDGIEIQSYGHFLDSFLSPTTNQRRDELGGSLAGRMAFPRRVIRAIRSAVGPEFVVGIRMMMKEDRPGGLTFEEALEAARRYIADGIDFVSTIRGSIESDAALARAIPSMGTPSAPFLEFTAEVKRRLDVPVMHAGRIADVATARHAVREGMLDLVGMTRAQIADPHLVAKVAAGAEDRIRPCVGASYCLDAIYDSGDTKCIHNPSTGRELQLPHTVPPAAERKRAVIVGGGPAGLEAARVLGERGHEVVLYEAGELPGGQIRIAASNPRRRDLLGIVDWRVDECKRLGVDLRFGVLAEAEDVLMERPDIVLVATGGLPNSAFLGEGAEGAEGAERAKGVEGAKGADAVADTWDVLSGTLRPQGRVLVYDDNGAYPGLDAVEVLARKGISIEYVTPERTLAPDVGSMNAPAYLRAFAEHAVTTTLAHRLLSVRRAEDGRLIATLRSEYAATETERVVQHVVVEHGTLPHADLYWDLLSGSSNLGRLNHRELLAGEPQREVTNPEGRYQLFRIGDAVTSRNIHAAVLDALRLCLPM from the coding sequence ATGCGTACGCGAGTGACGGATCCCCTGCTCCAGCCCTTCACGATCAAGAACCTCACCTTGCGCAACAGAGTGGTGAGCACCTCGCACGAGCCGGCGTTCGGGGAAGACGGTCTGCCCCGGGACCGGTACCGGATGTACCACCTGGAGAAGGCCAGGGGCGGGGTCGGGCTGACGATGGTTGGTGGCTCGGCGGTCGTGTCACCCGACAGTCCGCCGTCCTTCGGCAACCTGCTGCTCTACCGCGATGACGTGGTGCCCTGGCTCCGGCGGCTGGCCGACGATGTCCACGAAGCCGGGGCCGCGGTGATGTGCCAGGTCACCCATCTGGGACGGCGTACCAGCAACTACACAGGCGATTGGCTGCCGGTCCTTTCCGCGTCCCCATTGCGTGAACCCGCACATCGCGCCTTTCCCAAGGAAGCCGAGCCGTGGGACCTGGACCGCATCGTGCAGGACTACGCCGACGCAGCCGCGCGCTGCGAGGAGAGCGGCCTCGACGGCATAGAGATCCAGTCGTACGGCCACTTTCTGGACAGCTTTCTGTCGCCGACGACGAACCAGCGGAGGGATGAACTCGGCGGGAGCCTCGCGGGGCGGATGGCCTTCCCGCGCCGGGTGATCCGCGCGATCCGGTCCGCGGTCGGTCCCGAATTCGTCGTCGGTATCCGCATGATGATGAAGGAGGACCGGCCAGGCGGGTTGACCTTCGAGGAGGCATTGGAGGCAGCCCGGCGGTACATCGCGGACGGCATCGACTTCGTCAGCACCATTCGGGGTTCGATCGAAAGCGATGCCGCTCTGGCGAGGGCGATTCCGTCCATGGGTACGCCTTCGGCGCCGTTCCTGGAATTCACGGCGGAGGTCAAGCGCCGACTCGATGTCCCTGTGATGCACGCCGGCCGTATCGCCGATGTCGCCACCGCGCGGCATGCCGTGCGGGAGGGCATGCTCGACCTGGTCGGCATGACCCGGGCTCAGATCGCGGACCCGCACCTGGTGGCCAAAGTGGCTGCCGGAGCCGAGGACCGCATCCGGCCCTGCGTGGGCGCGAGTTACTGCCTGGACGCGATCTACGATTCCGGCGACACCAAGTGCATCCATAACCCGTCCACCGGGCGGGAGCTTCAGCTGCCGCACACGGTCCCGCCCGCGGCAGAGCGGAAGAGGGCCGTGATCGTCGGCGGCGGACCCGCAGGGCTGGAAGCGGCCCGGGTGCTGGGCGAACGCGGGCACGAAGTCGTGCTGTACGAGGCAGGTGAGCTGCCTGGCGGACAGATACGTATCGCCGCTTCGAACCCGCGCAGGCGGGATCTCCTCGGCATCGTCGACTGGCGCGTCGACGAGTGCAAGCGGCTCGGCGTCGACCTTCGGTTCGGAGTCCTCGCCGAGGCGGAAGACGTTCTGATGGAACGTCCCGACATCGTCCTCGTCGCCACGGGCGGCCTCCCCAACTCCGCGTTTCTCGGGGAAGGCGCGGAAGGCGCGGAAGGCGCGGAGCGTGCGAAGGGCGTGGAAGGCGCGAAGGGCGCGGATGCCGTGGCCGATACGTGGGACGTTCTCAGCGGGACCCTGCGTCCCCAAGGACGCGTACTGGTCTACGACGACAACGGGGCCTATCCGGGGCTGGACGCTGTAGAGGTGCTGGCCCGGAAGGGCATCTCGATCGAGTACGTGACGCCGGAGCGCACGCTCGCACCCGACGTCGGCAGCATGAATGCGCCGGCCTACCTGCGGGCCTTCGCCGAACACGCGGTGACCACCACCCTGGCGCACCGGCTGCTGTCCGTGCGCCGCGCGGAAGACGGCCGCCTCATCGCGACCCTGCGCAGCGAGTACGCGGCCACGGAGACGGAGCGGGTCGTGCAGCACGTGGTGGTGGAGCACGGGACGCTGCCCCATGCGGACCTCTACTGGGACCTGCTCTCCGGGTCGAGCAACCTCGGCCGGCTGAACCATCGCGAACTGCTGGCCGGTGAGCCGCAGCGGGAGGTCACGAACCCCGAGGGCCGCTATCAGCTGTTCCGCATCGGCGATGCGGTGACCAGCCGCAACATCCACGCCGCGGTCCTGGACGCACTGCGGTTGTGCCTGCCGATGTGA
- a CDS encoding VOC family protein — MPGINGIAWFEIGTDDPEGAERFYGDMFGWTVAHDDTKSTDQAYQIFTTGDPEGLRGGLFATKGKMPNYAVFTVLVEDVEAACRRAEAAGGAVQRAPEVNPVGVKFAHLLDPAGNHFAVFTPPSVQP; from the coding sequence ATGCCTGGAATCAACGGCATCGCGTGGTTCGAGATCGGGACCGACGACCCGGAGGGCGCGGAGCGGTTCTACGGGGACATGTTCGGCTGGACGGTGGCGCACGACGACACCAAGAGCACGGACCAGGCCTACCAGATCTTCACCACCGGTGACCCGGAGGGACTGCGCGGCGGCCTCTTCGCGACGAAGGGGAAGATGCCCAATTACGCGGTGTTCACGGTGCTGGTCGAGGACGTCGAGGCCGCCTGCCGACGGGCCGAGGCAGCGGGGGGTGCGGTCCAGCGTGCGCCGGAGGTCAACCCGGTCGGGGTGAAGTTCGCCCACCTGCTCGACCCGGCCGGCAACCACTTCGCCGTGTTCACCCCGCCGTCCGTCCAGCCCTGA
- a CDS encoding response regulator transcription factor, giving the protein MRVVLAEDHFLLRDGLTRLLTAFRHEVAAAVDNGPELLRALTELRPDAAVVDVRLPPDFSDEGLRAAVEARTRVPGLPVLLLSQYVEPLYARELLATGPEGVGYLLKDRVSDGARFVADIERVAEGGTAMDPEVITKLLVSKDRDEPLGSLSAREREVLEWLAQGRSNAGIAEGLFISEKAVAKHIGNIFTKLDLPASEADNRRVLAVLAYLDR; this is encoded by the coding sequence GTGCGAGTTGTCCTCGCGGAAGACCACTTCCTCCTGAGAGACGGCCTCACCCGCCTGCTGACCGCCTTCCGGCACGAGGTCGCCGCCGCCGTCGACAACGGGCCCGAGCTCCTGCGGGCGCTGACCGAGCTGCGTCCGGACGCCGCCGTGGTCGACGTACGGCTGCCCCCGGACTTCAGCGACGAGGGCCTGCGCGCCGCCGTCGAGGCCCGCACCCGGGTCCCCGGGCTCCCGGTGCTGCTGCTGTCGCAGTACGTCGAGCCCCTTTACGCCCGCGAGTTGCTGGCCACCGGGCCCGAGGGCGTCGGCTATCTGCTCAAGGACCGGGTCTCCGACGGCGCCCGGTTCGTCGCCGACATCGAACGGGTCGCGGAGGGCGGCACCGCGATGGACCCGGAGGTCATCACGAAGCTGCTGGTCAGCAAGGACCGGGACGAGCCGCTCGGCAGCCTCTCCGCGCGCGAGCGCGAGGTCCTGGAGTGGCTGGCGCAGGGCCGGTCCAACGCGGGCATCGCGGAGGGCCTGTTCATCAGCGAGAAGGCTGTCGCCAAGCACATCGGCAACATCTTCACCAAGCTGGACCTGCCCGCCTCGGAGGCGGACAACCGCCGGGTACTGGCCGTCCTCGCCTACCTGGACCGCTGA
- a CDS encoding hybrid-cluster NAD(P)-dependent oxidoreductase translates to MNNTLTLPGAESLEPLARSREEDGSGDQLLVCKHVQYVTSEMKTFVFEPTEPRLFRHDPGQYLVFTFEIDGQEVDRCYTISSPPSRPNVAAITVKRVPGGQVSNWLHDHLTPGDTVRARGPLGQFSMARHPAPAYLFLSGGSGITPLMSMTRTLYDLASPADVVFLHSARTPDDIPFRQELELIAGTMPAIRVVHVCEDVVQVGEDVLQAREDVVQVGEDDGQAPGWHGHRGRLTLGMLRQIAPDFPEREVFTCGPPGYMRAVRQMLFGAGFPVDRYHQESFEAGVSDSASLRTADEPDRAAKFAVELSRSGTTIECDAGTPVLEAAARAGITLPSSCGEGLCGSCMTTLEAGSVDMRHNGGIRPRDTAQNKILLCCSTPLENLVIDA, encoded by the coding sequence ATGAACAACACGCTCACCCTCCCCGGCGCGGAGTCCTTGGAGCCACTGGCCAGGTCTCGTGAAGAGGACGGTTCGGGGGACCAACTGCTGGTCTGCAAACACGTTCAGTACGTCACCAGCGAGATGAAGACGTTCGTCTTCGAGCCGACCGAGCCCCGTCTCTTCCGGCACGACCCGGGCCAGTACCTCGTGTTCACCTTCGAGATCGACGGCCAGGAGGTCGATCGCTGCTACACGATCTCCTCCCCGCCGTCGCGTCCGAACGTCGCCGCGATCACCGTGAAACGGGTCCCCGGGGGACAGGTCTCGAACTGGCTGCACGATCACTTGACTCCAGGCGACACCGTGCGCGCCCGGGGGCCGCTCGGCCAGTTCTCCATGGCCCGGCATCCGGCGCCCGCATACCTCTTCCTCTCCGGCGGCAGCGGGATCACCCCCCTGATGTCGATGACCAGAACGCTCTACGACCTCGCCTCCCCGGCGGACGTCGTCTTCCTGCACAGTGCGCGTACCCCCGACGACATCCCCTTCCGTCAGGAACTGGAGCTGATCGCCGGGACCATGCCGGCCATCCGCGTCGTCCACGTCTGTGAGGACGTCGTTCAGGTCGGCGAGGACGTCCTCCAGGCCCGTGAGGACGTCGTTCAGGTCGGCGAGGACGACGGGCAGGCACCGGGGTGGCACGGCCACCGTGGTCGTCTCACCCTCGGCATGCTGCGGCAGATCGCCCCCGACTTCCCCGAACGCGAAGTGTTCACCTGCGGACCTCCCGGCTACATGCGCGCGGTCCGGCAGATGCTCTTCGGAGCGGGGTTCCCGGTGGACCGCTATCACCAGGAGAGCTTCGAGGCCGGGGTGTCGGACAGCGCTTCCCTGCGCACAGCGGACGAGCCCGACAGGGCCGCGAAGTTCGCTGTGGAGCTTTCCCGCAGCGGGACGACCATCGAATGCGACGCCGGTACTCCCGTACTGGAGGCCGCAGCGCGGGCGGGAATCACGCTTCCCTCCTCATGCGGCGAAGGCTTGTGCGGCTCCTGCATGACGACCCTCGAAGCGGGGTCGGTCGACATGCGGCACAACGGGGGGATCCGCCCCCGTGACACGGCGCAGAACAAGATCCTTCTGTGTTGCTCAACGCCCTTGGAGAACCTGGTGATAGACGCCTGA
- a CDS encoding helix-turn-helix transcriptional regulator, translating to MNRTDRLYALVEELRAVAPRPRSARWLAGRFEVSVRTVERDISALQQSGVPIYAEPGRTGGYCLDKARTLPPVNLTPDEAVAMAVALRRLEGTPFRSTAASALRKLVAAMQADDAAAAHDLAGRVHLLGDEDTTPPMPRKVADALSTGRVLRIGYGDREGATTTREIEPLGYIGKSTHWYLMAWCRRRDALRAFRTDRITSVSVTSEVPPQRALRREDLDIPYGLVQQLTLS from the coding sequence GTGAACCGTACCGACCGCCTCTATGCCCTGGTCGAGGAGTTGCGGGCCGTCGCGCCCCGGCCACGGAGTGCGCGCTGGCTGGCCGGCCGCTTCGAGGTCAGCGTGCGGACGGTCGAACGGGACATCAGCGCGTTGCAGCAGTCCGGGGTGCCGATCTACGCGGAGCCCGGCCGCACGGGCGGCTACTGCCTCGACAAGGCGCGCACACTGCCGCCGGTCAACCTGACGCCGGACGAGGCCGTCGCGATGGCCGTGGCACTGCGGCGGCTGGAGGGCACGCCGTTCCGGTCGACCGCGGCCTCGGCACTGCGCAAGCTGGTCGCGGCGATGCAGGCCGACGACGCCGCCGCGGCGCACGATCTGGCCGGCCGCGTCCACCTGCTCGGCGACGAGGACACCACACCCCCGATGCCTCGCAAGGTGGCCGACGCGCTGTCCACCGGCCGCGTCCTGCGCATCGGCTACGGCGACCGCGAGGGCGCCACCACTACCCGCGAGATCGAACCCCTCGGCTACATCGGAAAGTCCACCCACTGGTATCTGATGGCCTGGTGCCGACGGCGCGACGCCCTGCGCGCCTTCCGGACCGACCGGATCACCTCGGTCTCGGTCACCTCCGAGGTGCCCCCGCAGCGCGCGCTGCGCCGCGAGGATCTCGACATCCCGTACGGCCTCGTCCAGCAGCTCACCTTGAGCTGA
- a CDS encoding sensor histidine kinase — MDATREQMSSGFFTGTRAGPAEPAGPAGPARTAGPTQRSGPLVTLGPFVSDGLTGLRRCLTLWGLSFRALLLSLWLAMACPVVVGVGSILLPCPLRAVRRLADRYRALAARWSDIEIPSTYEEPLDGAESGAKSGKAGAEAGYTPLRARMMIKSSQERRDWRWVTCVPLVNGPLSFFPLSLVASAVLGVGLAFGGVPLSRELDAIWYLFVPVDGPVTAALAGLLGLAQLPLALWAAPRVVRAHAQLDRKLLAPNESALLADRIDHLQTTRSDAVDSQMAEIRRIERDLHDGAQARLVAMGMTLDAAEHLLESNTEAVRTLLIEARQSSVKALEELRDLVRGIHPPVLADRGLGDAVRSLAMLSPLRTEVRVELPGRPEPPVESAAYFAVSEVLANAAKHSGAERAWIEVRHEHGMLRVDITDEGCGGAEVSRGTGLRGIERRLATFDGVLAVNSPAGGPTMVTMELPCELSSRKTTSS, encoded by the coding sequence ATGGACGCCACACGGGAACAGATGTCGAGCGGCTTCTTCACCGGCACGCGCGCCGGACCGGCCGAACCCGCCGGACCAGCCGGACCAGCCCGAACGGCCGGACCCACCCAACGCAGCGGCCCCCTCGTCACCCTCGGCCCCTTCGTCAGTGACGGCCTCACCGGGCTGCGCCGCTGCCTCACGCTGTGGGGCCTCTCCTTCCGCGCGCTGTTGCTGTCCCTGTGGCTCGCGATGGCCTGCCCGGTGGTCGTCGGGGTCGGCTCCATACTGCTGCCCTGTCCGCTGCGTGCCGTACGGCGGCTGGCCGACCGCTACCGCGCGCTGGCGGCCCGATGGTCGGACATCGAGATCCCCAGCACGTACGAGGAGCCCCTCGACGGTGCGGAGTCCGGCGCGAAGAGCGGGAAGGCCGGCGCGGAGGCCGGGTACACCCCGCTCCGGGCCCGGATGATGATCAAGTCCTCGCAGGAGCGGCGGGACTGGCGCTGGGTGACCTGCGTCCCGCTGGTGAACGGGCCGCTCTCCTTCTTCCCCCTCTCACTGGTCGCCAGCGCCGTGCTGGGCGTCGGCCTGGCCTTCGGCGGCGTGCCGCTCTCCCGCGAGCTGGACGCCATCTGGTACCTGTTCGTCCCCGTCGACGGGCCTGTCACCGCCGCCCTGGCCGGGCTGCTCGGCCTCGCCCAGCTCCCGCTGGCGCTGTGGGCGGCACCGCGTGTGGTGCGCGCGCACGCCCAGCTGGACCGCAAGCTGCTCGCGCCCAACGAGAGCGCGCTGCTGGCCGACCGTATAGACCACCTCCAAACCACCCGCTCCGACGCCGTGGACAGCCAGATGGCGGAGATCCGCCGCATCGAGCGCGACCTGCACGACGGCGCCCAGGCCCGGCTCGTCGCGATGGGCATGACTCTGGACGCCGCCGAGCACCTCCTGGAAAGCAATACGGAGGCTGTCCGCACGCTGCTCATCGAGGCGCGGCAATCCTCCGTCAAGGCCCTGGAAGAGCTGCGTGACCTGGTACGGGGCATTCACCCGCCAGTCCTGGCCGACCGGGGGCTGGGCGACGCCGTACGCTCCTTGGCCATGCTCAGCCCGCTGCGTACCGAGGTGCGCGTCGAGCTGCCAGGGCGGCCGGAGCCGCCGGTGGAGTCCGCCGCCTACTTCGCCGTCTCGGAGGTGCTGGCCAACGCGGCCAAGCACTCGGGGGCCGAGCGGGCCTGGATCGAGGTACGGCACGAACACGGCATGCTGCGCGTCGACATCACCGACGAGGGATGCGGCGGCGCCGAAGTGTCGCGGGGTACGGGGCTGCGCGGTATCGAGCGGCGACTGGCCACCTTCGACGGCGTACTGGCTGTGAACAGCCCCGCGGGGGGACCGACGATGGTGACGATGGAGCTGCCGTGCGAGTTGTCCTCGCGGAAGACCACTTCCTCCTGA
- a CDS encoding aromatic ring-hydroxylating oxygenase subunit alpha, with protein sequence MTSLGDTKMPEVPRTPEVSRTGDAVARRCAGRSLEGPFYTDREFFDLDIAAIFTRQWVFVAVDAEVPEPGDYTTVDIGPYSVIVLRDDDENLRAFHNVCRHRGARILEAGRGSAGNLVCGYHKWTYGADGALRHAPSQPAHFDRSCFGLKAVHVRSVGGLVFVCLADEPPADFAEVAARVEPYLLPHELRRAKVAARTDLVEDGNWKLVMENNRECYHCDEHPELLRTFFPTYGYTEENVPTRLRPAHERYLRADAEMRETYERLGLPYALLEELDNRATGFRIQRDALDLAGESFTPDGRAACHRLLGDLPTPRLGHLALHLQPNSWFHVVSDYAVTFSVLPVAPDKTLLRTTWLVHPEATEGVDYDPDTLVKIWTATNEQDARLVARAQQGISSPAYEPGPYAPTEYQVEAFCNWYITRLREALQR encoded by the coding sequence GTGACATCGTTGGGAGACACCAAGATGCCGGAAGTGCCCCGGACGCCGGAAGTGTCCCGGACAGGGGACGCGGTGGCGCGACGGTGCGCAGGCCGCAGCCTGGAAGGCCCGTTCTACACCGACCGGGAGTTCTTCGACCTCGACATCGCAGCGATCTTCACCCGTCAATGGGTCTTCGTGGCTGTGGACGCGGAGGTGCCTGAGCCGGGCGACTACACCACCGTGGACATCGGGCCGTACTCGGTCATCGTCCTGCGCGACGACGACGAGAACCTCCGGGCCTTCCACAACGTCTGCCGTCACCGTGGCGCCCGCATCCTGGAAGCAGGGCGTGGATCGGCCGGGAACCTGGTCTGTGGCTACCACAAATGGACCTACGGTGCGGACGGCGCACTTCGGCACGCCCCGTCCCAGCCGGCGCACTTCGACCGTAGCTGCTTCGGACTCAAAGCGGTCCACGTGCGCAGCGTCGGCGGGCTCGTGTTCGTCTGTCTCGCCGACGAGCCGCCCGCCGATTTCGCCGAGGTCGCCGCGCGCGTCGAGCCGTACCTTCTTCCGCACGAGCTACGCCGCGCCAAGGTGGCGGCGCGGACCGACCTCGTCGAGGACGGCAACTGGAAACTCGTGATGGAGAACAACCGGGAGTGCTACCACTGCGACGAACACCCCGAGCTGTTGCGCACCTTCTTCCCCACCTACGGCTACACCGAGGAGAACGTCCCCACGCGGTTGCGCCCGGCGCACGAACGCTACCTGCGGGCCGACGCCGAGATGCGCGAAACGTACGAGAGGCTCGGCCTGCCGTACGCCCTCCTAGAGGAACTGGACAACCGCGCCACCGGATTCCGGATCCAGCGCGACGCCCTCGACCTCGCCGGTGAATCCTTCACCCCGGACGGCAGAGCGGCATGCCACCGTCTACTGGGCGACCTGCCCACGCCCCGCCTCGGGCATCTGGCTCTGCACCTTCAGCCCAACTCCTGGTTCCACGTCGTCAGCGACTACGCGGTCACCTTCAGCGTCCTCCCCGTCGCCCCGGACAAGACACTGCTGCGCACCACGTGGCTCGTCCATCCGGAGGCCACCGAGGGCGTGGACTACGACCCGGACACGCTGGTGAAGATCTGGACCGCGACGAACGAGCAGGACGCACGCCTCGTCGCCCGCGCTCAGCAGGGGATCTCCAGCCCGGCGTACGAGCCAGGCCCGTACGCCCCGACGGAATACCAGGTCGAGGCGTTCTGCAACTGGTACATCACTCGTCTTCGGGAGGCTCTTCAGCGATGA
- a CDS encoding cytochrome P450 family protein, translating into MTGARHGVKPVRVKESSPRDQQHPDRDAQPPAGPVQLVRSGSAARAGYLVTGYAEARQALGDPRLSKDTAAFFADKNSTRRLHPAVTRNMLAVDPPQHTRLRKLVTKAFTTGAVAALRPFIEQVTDALLDRWPTAGQVDVVAELAMPLPVTVICELLGVPAADRADVRRWSADMFAAGQPERIDAASHAMAAFMTDLIAAKRDRPGNALLDQLIASRDGEDRLSEDELVALAVLLLVAGHETTTNFIGNALLALLRPPSDRPSEQFSSRPSERLSDLERLCREPDTLVPRALDELLRHGSPVSTATFRYTKEAITLGGTEIPAGAPVLVGIGAANRDPGRFPEPDQLDLGREDATGHLSFGHGIHRCVGAPLARAEAEIALRKVLTRFPGLRLAVPPEQLVRRPTRLVHGLTTLPVLT; encoded by the coding sequence ATGACAGGCGCACGGCACGGGGTGAAGCCTGTCCGCGTGAAGGAATCGTCTCCGCGCGACCAGCAGCACCCCGACCGCGACGCCCAGCCGCCAGCCGGCCCCGTACAGCTCGTACGGAGCGGCTCCGCCGCGCGCGCCGGCTATCTCGTCACCGGATACGCCGAAGCGCGGCAGGCCCTCGGTGATCCACGGCTGTCGAAGGACACCGCCGCCTTCTTCGCCGACAAGAACTCCACCCGCCGGCTGCATCCCGCCGTGACGCGGAACATGCTGGCCGTCGACCCTCCGCAGCACACCCGGCTGCGCAAGCTGGTCACCAAGGCGTTCACCACGGGCGCCGTCGCCGCGCTGCGCCCCTTCATCGAGCAGGTGACAGATGCCCTGCTGGACCGGTGGCCCACGGCGGGGCAGGTCGATGTCGTCGCCGAGCTGGCCATGCCTCTTCCGGTCACCGTGATCTGCGAGCTGCTCGGCGTGCCGGCGGCCGACCGGGCGGACGTCCGGCGCTGGTCCGCCGACATGTTCGCGGCGGGGCAGCCCGAGCGGATCGACGCGGCCTCGCACGCGATGGCCGCGTTCATGACGGACCTCATCGCCGCCAAGCGGGACCGGCCGGGCAACGCGCTGCTGGATCAGCTCATCGCATCCCGCGACGGCGAGGACCGGCTGAGCGAGGACGAGTTGGTCGCGCTGGCCGTGCTCCTGCTCGTCGCCGGGCACGAGACCACCACCAACTTCATCGGCAACGCGCTCCTCGCCCTCCTGCGACCACCCTCCGACCGGCCCTCGGAACAGTTCTCATCTCGGCCCTCCGAGCGGCTCTCGGATCTGGAACGGCTGTGCCGCGAACCCGACACCCTCGTGCCGCGCGCACTGGACGAACTACTGCGTCACGGCTCCCCCGTGAGCACGGCGACCTTCCGGTACACGAAAGAGGCCATCACGCTCGGCGGCACCGAGATTCCCGCCGGCGCTCCGGTGCTGGTGGGGATCGGCGCCGCCAACCGCGACCCCGGCCGCTTCCCCGAACCCGACCAGCTCGACCTCGGACGGGAGGACGCCACCGGGCACCTCAGCTTCGGCCACGGCATCCACCGGTGCGTCGGCGCCCCGCTGGCCAGAGCGGAGGCGGAAATCGCCCTCCGGAAGGTTCTGACCCGCTTCCCGGGTCTCCGGCTCGCCGTACCCCCCGAGCAACTGGTCCGGCGTCCCACCCGCCTGGTACACGGGCTGACGACACTCCCCGTCCTCACCTAG
- a CDS encoding winged helix-turn-helix domain-containing protein codes for MDPADFDTALLDPTRLSIVALLAGVEWAEFRWVRESAGVSPSALSKQVSTLEARGYVEVEKGYVGKRPRTWISLNQAGRDALEGHMAAMRRVVEESQRAGRVVEESQRAAERRDA; via the coding sequence ATGGATCCCGCTGACTTCGACACCGCCCTGCTCGACCCGACGCGACTGTCGATCGTGGCGCTGCTCGCGGGCGTTGAGTGGGCCGAGTTCCGGTGGGTGCGGGAATCGGCGGGGGTCTCACCCTCCGCGCTGTCCAAGCAGGTCAGCACGCTGGAGGCGCGAGGCTACGTCGAGGTGGAGAAGGGGTACGTGGGCAAGCGCCCCCGTACGTGGATCAGCCTCAACCAAGCCGGACGGGACGCGCTCGAAGGGCACATGGCGGCGATGCGCCGGGTCGTCGAAGAGTCACAACGGGCCGGCCGGGTTGTCGAAGAGTCACAACGGGCCGCGGAGAGGCGCGACGCGTGA